In Corvus moneduloides isolate bCorMon1 chromosome 12, bCorMon1.pri, whole genome shotgun sequence, the following proteins share a genomic window:
- the COG4 gene encoding conserved oligomeric Golgi complex subunit 4 isoform X2, with the protein MRAPHAPFTCVPSPNLQLIEGDAQQLAGMVTFTCNLAENVSSKVRQLDLAKNRLYQAIQRADDILDLKFCMDGVQTALRNEDYEQAAAHIHRYLSLDKSVIELSRQGKEGGIIDANLKLLQEAEQRLKTIVAEKFDTAMKQGDLPQVERFFKIFPLLGLHEEGLSKFSEYLCKQVANKAEENLQLVMGTDMSDRRAAVIFADTLTLLFEGIARIVETHQPIVETYYGPGRLYTLIKHLQLECDRQVEKVVDKFIKERDYHRQFQQVQNSMMRSSSAEKIEPRELDPILTEVTLMNARSELYLRFIKRRIIADFEVGDAMASEEVKQEHQKYLDKLLNNCLLSCTMQELIGYYITMEEYFMRETVNKAVAMDSYEKGQLTSSMVDDVFYIVKKCIGRALSSSSIDCLCAMINHSTTELESDFREVLYNKLKQGFPATTFQDFQRGVTSAVNIMHSSLQQGKFDTKGIESTDEAKQSFLVTLNNVEVCSENIMTLKKTLESDCSKLLSQGFGGEQAQAKIESCLSDMAAVSNKFRDLLQEGLNELNSTAIKPQVKPWINLFLSVSHNIEEEEFSDYEANDPWVQQFIVNLEQQMTEFKAGLSPVIYDTLTGLMTSLIAIELEKVLLKSTFSRLGGLQFDKELRSLIAYLTTVTTWTIRDKFARLSQMATILNLERVTEILDYWGPNSGPLTWRLTPAEVRQVLALRIDFRSEDIKRLRL; encoded by the exons ATGCGTGCACCTCACGCTCCGTTCACGTGTGTTCCCAGCCCTAATCTGCAGCTGATCGAGGGGGAtgcccagcagctggcaggaatGGTCACCTTCACCTGCAATCTGGCTGAGAACGTCAGCAGTAAAGTCCGTCAGCTCGACCTTGCCAAG AACCGACTCTATCAGGCCATTCAGAGAGCTGATGACATCCTTGACCTGAAGTTCTGCATGGATGGAGTTCAGACAGCCCTGAGAAATGAAGACTATgaacaggcagcagctcacATCCATCGCTATCTGTCTCTGGACAAGTCAGTGATTGAGCTCAGTCGCCAGGGCAAGGAAG GGGGCATAATTGATGCCAACCTGAagctcctgcaggaagcagagcagcgTCTGAAGACAATTGTTGCAGAGAAATTTGACACAGCTATGAAGCAGGGAGACCTGCCCCAGGTGGAACGGTTCTTCAAGATCTTTCCTCTGCTAGGCTTACATGAAGAGGGGCTGAGCAAGTTCTCTGAGTACCTCTGCAAGCAG GTGGCCAACAAAGCAGAAGAGAACCTGCAGCTGGTGATGGGAACAGACATGAGTGACCGTCGAGCTGCTGTCATCTTTGCAGACACCCTGACACTCCTCTTCGAAG ggaTTGCTCGCATTGTGGAGACCCACCAGCCCATCGTGGAGACCTACTATGGGCCAGGGAGGCTCTACACCCTCATCAAGCACCTGCAGCTGGAGTGCGACCGGCAGGTGGAGAAGGTGGTGGACAAGTTCATCAAGGAGAGGGACTATCACAGGCAG TTCCAGCAAGTCCAGAATAGCATGATGAGAAgttcttctgcagagaaaattgAACCAAG GGAGCTTGACCCTATTTTAACAGAAGTCACTCTGATGAATGCCCGCAGTGAGCTCTACTTGAGGTTCATCAAGAGACGAATAATAGCTGATTTTGAGGTGGGAGATGCCATGGCCTCAGAGGAGGTAAAGCAAG AGCATCAAAAATACCTGGACAAGCTCCTCAACAACTGTCTGCTGAGTTGCACCATGCAAGAGCTCATTGGCTACTACATCACCATGGAGGAATACTTCATGAGGGAGACTGTCAACAAG GCTGTTGCCATGGACAGCTATGAGAAGGGCCAGCTCACCTCCAGCATGGTGGATGATGTGTTTTATATAGTGAAGAAGTGCATTGGGCGTGCTCTGTCCAGCTCCAGCATAGACTGTCTCTGTGCCATGATCAACCACTCCACCACCGAGCTGGAGTCTGACTTCAG GGAGGTTCTGTACAACAAGCTGAAGCAGGGCTTCCCAGCCACAACCTTCCAGGACTTCCAGAGAGGGGTGACCAGTGCTGTGAACATCAtgcacagcagcctgcagcagggcaaGTTCGACACCAAAGGCATTGAAAGCACCGACGAGGCCAAGCAGTCCTTTCTG gtgacCTTAAACAATGTGGAAGTCTGCAGTGAAAACATCATGACCCTAAAGAAGACTTTGGAG AGTGACTGCAGCAAGCTGCTTAGccaaggatttgggggtgaGCAAGCACAGGCCAAGATTGAGAGCTGCCTCTCGGACATGGCTGCTGTCTCCAACAAATTCCGTGACCTGCTGCAG GAAGGTCTCAATGAGCTCAACAGCACAGCCATCAAACCCCAGGTGAAGCCGTGGATCAACCTATTCCTCTCTGTCTCCCACAACATCGAGGAG GAGGAGTTCAGCGACTATGAGGCCAATGATCCCTGGGTCCAGCAGTTCATCGTCAATCTGGAACAGCAGATGACAGAGTTCAAG GCTGGGCTGTCTCCAGTGATTTATGACACTCTCACTGGTCTTATGACCAGTCTCATAGCCATTGAACTGGAGAAAGTGCTGCTCAAATCCACCTTCAGCAGG CTCGGCGGTCTGCAGTTTGACAAGGAGCTGAGGTCCCTCATAGCCTATCTCACCACAGTCACCACATGGACTATCCGTGACAAGTTTGCTCGTCTTTCCCAGATGGCCACCATCCTCAACCTGGAAAGG GTGACAGAGATCCTGGATTACTGGGGGCCGAACTCAGGTCCACTCACCTGGCGCCTTACTCCCGCTGAGGTCCGGCAGGTGCTGGCTCTCCGCATCGACTTCCGCAGTGAGGATATCAAGCGGCTGCGCCTGTAG
- the COG4 gene encoding conserved oligomeric Golgi complex subunit 4 isoform X1 encodes MAAATAPGPKAPPGESGGPAASALSMERIQSLTDLADLEAAYSRLCEEEKVVQEELDALLEQQSTIENKMVALHRMGPNLQLIEGDAQQLAGMVTFTCNLAENVSSKVRQLDLAKNRLYQAIQRADDILDLKFCMDGVQTALRNEDYEQAAAHIHRYLSLDKSVIELSRQGKEGGIIDANLKLLQEAEQRLKTIVAEKFDTAMKQGDLPQVERFFKIFPLLGLHEEGLSKFSEYLCKQVANKAEENLQLVMGTDMSDRRAAVIFADTLTLLFEGIARIVETHQPIVETYYGPGRLYTLIKHLQLECDRQVEKVVDKFIKERDYHRQFQQVQNSMMRSSSAEKIEPRELDPILTEVTLMNARSELYLRFIKRRIIADFEVGDAMASEEVKQEHQKYLDKLLNNCLLSCTMQELIGYYITMEEYFMRETVNKAVAMDSYEKGQLTSSMVDDVFYIVKKCIGRALSSSSIDCLCAMINHSTTELESDFREVLYNKLKQGFPATTFQDFQRGVTSAVNIMHSSLQQGKFDTKGIESTDEAKQSFLVTLNNVEVCSENIMTLKKTLESDCSKLLSQGFGGEQAQAKIESCLSDMAAVSNKFRDLLQEGLNELNSTAIKPQVKPWINLFLSVSHNIEEEEFSDYEANDPWVQQFIVNLEQQMTEFKAGLSPVIYDTLTGLMTSLIAIELEKVLLKSTFSRLGGLQFDKELRSLIAYLTTVTTWTIRDKFARLSQMATILNLERVTEILDYWGPNSGPLTWRLTPAEVRQVLALRIDFRSEDIKRLRL; translated from the exons atggcggcggccaCGGCGCCGGGACCGAAGGCGCCGCCCGGGGAgagcggcggccccgccgcctccgcccTGTCCATGGAGCGGATCCAGTCGCTGACCGACCTTGCGGACCTGGAGGCCGCCTACAGCCGGCTGTGTGAGGAAGAG aaagtcgtgcaggaagagctggatgccctcctggagcagcagagcactATAGAGAATAAGATGGTTGCTCTTCATCGCATGGG CCCTAATCTGCAGCTGATCGAGGGGGAtgcccagcagctggcaggaatGGTCACCTTCACCTGCAATCTGGCTGAGAACGTCAGCAGTAAAGTCCGTCAGCTCGACCTTGCCAAG AACCGACTCTATCAGGCCATTCAGAGAGCTGATGACATCCTTGACCTGAAGTTCTGCATGGATGGAGTTCAGACAGCCCTGAGAAATGAAGACTATgaacaggcagcagctcacATCCATCGCTATCTGTCTCTGGACAAGTCAGTGATTGAGCTCAGTCGCCAGGGCAAGGAAG GGGGCATAATTGATGCCAACCTGAagctcctgcaggaagcagagcagcgTCTGAAGACAATTGTTGCAGAGAAATTTGACACAGCTATGAAGCAGGGAGACCTGCCCCAGGTGGAACGGTTCTTCAAGATCTTTCCTCTGCTAGGCTTACATGAAGAGGGGCTGAGCAAGTTCTCTGAGTACCTCTGCAAGCAG GTGGCCAACAAAGCAGAAGAGAACCTGCAGCTGGTGATGGGAACAGACATGAGTGACCGTCGAGCTGCTGTCATCTTTGCAGACACCCTGACACTCCTCTTCGAAG ggaTTGCTCGCATTGTGGAGACCCACCAGCCCATCGTGGAGACCTACTATGGGCCAGGGAGGCTCTACACCCTCATCAAGCACCTGCAGCTGGAGTGCGACCGGCAGGTGGAGAAGGTGGTGGACAAGTTCATCAAGGAGAGGGACTATCACAGGCAG TTCCAGCAAGTCCAGAATAGCATGATGAGAAgttcttctgcagagaaaattgAACCAAG GGAGCTTGACCCTATTTTAACAGAAGTCACTCTGATGAATGCCCGCAGTGAGCTCTACTTGAGGTTCATCAAGAGACGAATAATAGCTGATTTTGAGGTGGGAGATGCCATGGCCTCAGAGGAGGTAAAGCAAG AGCATCAAAAATACCTGGACAAGCTCCTCAACAACTGTCTGCTGAGTTGCACCATGCAAGAGCTCATTGGCTACTACATCACCATGGAGGAATACTTCATGAGGGAGACTGTCAACAAG GCTGTTGCCATGGACAGCTATGAGAAGGGCCAGCTCACCTCCAGCATGGTGGATGATGTGTTTTATATAGTGAAGAAGTGCATTGGGCGTGCTCTGTCCAGCTCCAGCATAGACTGTCTCTGTGCCATGATCAACCACTCCACCACCGAGCTGGAGTCTGACTTCAG GGAGGTTCTGTACAACAAGCTGAAGCAGGGCTTCCCAGCCACAACCTTCCAGGACTTCCAGAGAGGGGTGACCAGTGCTGTGAACATCAtgcacagcagcctgcagcagggcaaGTTCGACACCAAAGGCATTGAAAGCACCGACGAGGCCAAGCAGTCCTTTCTG gtgacCTTAAACAATGTGGAAGTCTGCAGTGAAAACATCATGACCCTAAAGAAGACTTTGGAG AGTGACTGCAGCAAGCTGCTTAGccaaggatttgggggtgaGCAAGCACAGGCCAAGATTGAGAGCTGCCTCTCGGACATGGCTGCTGTCTCCAACAAATTCCGTGACCTGCTGCAG GAAGGTCTCAATGAGCTCAACAGCACAGCCATCAAACCCCAGGTGAAGCCGTGGATCAACCTATTCCTCTCTGTCTCCCACAACATCGAGGAG GAGGAGTTCAGCGACTATGAGGCCAATGATCCCTGGGTCCAGCAGTTCATCGTCAATCTGGAACAGCAGATGACAGAGTTCAAG GCTGGGCTGTCTCCAGTGATTTATGACACTCTCACTGGTCTTATGACCAGTCTCATAGCCATTGAACTGGAGAAAGTGCTGCTCAAATCCACCTTCAGCAGG CTCGGCGGTCTGCAGTTTGACAAGGAGCTGAGGTCCCTCATAGCCTATCTCACCACAGTCACCACATGGACTATCCGTGACAAGTTTGCTCGTCTTTCCCAGATGGCCACCATCCTCAACCTGGAAAGG GTGACAGAGATCCTGGATTACTGGGGGCCGAACTCAGGTCCACTCACCTGGCGCCTTACTCCCGCTGAGGTCCGGCAGGTGCTGGCTCTCCGCATCGACTTCCGCAGTGAGGATATCAAGCGGCTGCGCCTGTAG